One segment of Streptomyces sp. NBC_00576 DNA contains the following:
- a CDS encoding AfsR/SARP family transcriptional regulator yields the protein MRYRVLGPLQVIDDEAVRQISAPKMENVLATLLARANQVVSVPQLTLEIWGENPPRRATSAIHVYISQLRKLLSEATSDESPRVVGPIVTSTSGYLLQAKPDDLDCRVFQRLVQHGRSELTARRFTAASTILSDALDLWRGSAFGQLGSGPIVTGFTDWLEELRLECIEMQIEAELALGHHRELVGRLYRLISEHSLHEVFYAQLMRALFASDRRADALAVYMQAADVLRNELGLEPGLRLRELQRVVLIADSRHRVALAPAV from the coding sequence ATGAGATACCGGGTATTAGGGCCGCTCCAGGTCATCGACGACGAAGCCGTCCGTCAGATCAGCGCACCCAAGATGGAGAACGTCCTCGCCACCCTGCTGGCACGTGCCAACCAGGTTGTCTCGGTGCCGCAGCTCACACTGGAGATATGGGGCGAGAACCCGCCCCGGCGGGCCACCTCGGCAATCCACGTCTACATATCCCAGTTGCGCAAACTGCTGTCCGAAGCCACCTCGGACGAGTCCCCGCGAGTGGTCGGCCCGATCGTCACCTCGACCTCGGGCTACCTGCTCCAGGCGAAGCCGGACGACCTGGATTGCCGGGTCTTTCAGCGACTGGTGCAGCACGGGCGCAGCGAACTTACCGCACGCCGGTTCACGGCGGCCAGCACGATCCTGTCCGACGCGCTCGACCTTTGGCGCGGCTCGGCGTTCGGCCAGCTCGGCAGCGGGCCGATCGTCACCGGGTTCACCGACTGGCTGGAAGAACTGCGTCTGGAATGCATCGAGATGCAGATCGAGGCCGAACTGGCCCTCGGTCACCACCGCGAGCTGGTGGGCCGACTGTACCGGCTGATCTCGGAGCACTCGCTGCACGAGGTGTTCTACGCGCAGCTGATGCGCGCGCTGTTCGCCTCCGACCGGCGGGCCGACGCGCTGGCCGTGTACATGCAGGCTGCGGACGTGCTGCGCAACGAGCTGGGTCTGGAACCGGGTCTGCGCCTGCGCGAGTTGCAGCGGGTGGTGCTGATCGCGGACAGCCGGCACCGAGTGGCGCTGGCACCGGCGGTCTGA
- a CDS encoding multifunctional oxoglutarate decarboxylase/oxoglutarate dehydrogenase thiamine pyrophosphate-binding subunit/dihydrolipoyllysine-residue succinyltransferase subunit, with protein MPEGSVPIQSFGANEWVVEEIRQQYREDPDSVDLSWREFFGSQRAGAGTRSGATGGRLIPAPSTAPAAAPERISALTADLSPDIPTATSVRAFPAKLLIDNRIVINNHLKRARGGKTSVTHLVGYALVRAARLHPGMNHSYTMRDGKPTLVKPEHINLGLAVDVVEPNGAHRMDVVVIKQAETMDFRTFWQSCEAAVARARESRLTPEDRTGATLSLANLGAIGTVHAVPRLPQDQGTIVTVGAMEYRAEFQGTSQDTLNRLGISKTMTLTSTYDHRVIQGAASGELLRTMHQLLLGEDDFYDEAFTSLRIPYEPVRWVADVTEAHDDVTKAARVFELIHSYRVRGHVMADTDPLEYRQRKHPDLDITEHGLTLWDLEREFAVGGFSGKSLMKLRDILGVLRDSYCRTTGVEFMHIQDPKQRKWIQDRIERPHSKPEREEQLRILRRLNAAEAFETFLQTKYVGQRRFSLEGGESVIPLLDAVLDSAAESRLDEVVIGMAHRGRLNVLANIVGKSYAQIFREFEGNLDPKSMHGSGDVKYHLGAQGVFTGLDGEQINVSLAANPSHLETVDPVIEGIARAKQDIINKGGTDFTVLPVALHGDAAFAGQGVVAETLNMSQLRGYRTGGTVHIVINNQVGFTAAPESSRSSMYATDVARMIEAPIFHVNGDDPEAVVRVARLAFEFRQAFNKDVVIDLICYRRRGHNESDNPAFTQPLMYDLIDKKRSVRKLYTESLIGRGDITLEEAEQALQDFQGQLEKVFTEVREATAQSAAAASPEPHDDFPVSVPTAISTEVVKRIAEFQVNIPDHVTVHPRLLPQLQRRASMIEDGTIDWGMGETLAIGSLLLEGTPVRLSGQDSRRGTFGQRHAVLIDRVTGEDYTPLQYLADDQARYNVYDSLLSEYAVMGFEYGYSLARPDALVLWEAQFGDFVNGAQTIVDEYISAAEQKWGQTSGVTLLLPHGYEGQGPDHSSARVERFLQLCAQNNMTVAQPTLPSNYFHLLRWQVHNPHHKPLVVFTPKSMLRLKAAASKSEEFTTGQFRPVIGDASVNPAAVKKVVFCAGKVYYDLEAERTRRGITDTAIIRIERLYPLPGAEVQAEVNKYPNAEKYLWTQEEPANQGAWPFIALNLIDHLDLAVGADVPHGERLRRISRPHSSSPAVGSAKRHRQEQQRVIEEVFMP; from the coding sequence ATGCCCGAGGGATCAGTTCCGATTCAGAGTTTCGGCGCCAATGAGTGGGTCGTCGAAGAAATCCGCCAGCAGTACCGCGAGGACCCCGATTCGGTCGACCTGTCCTGGCGTGAATTCTTCGGTTCCCAGAGAGCGGGCGCCGGGACCCGGTCCGGGGCAACCGGCGGCAGATTGATCCCCGCCCCTTCGACCGCCCCCGCCGCGGCGCCGGAGCGGATCTCGGCCCTCACCGCCGACCTCTCCCCGGACATTCCCACGGCGACATCGGTACGGGCGTTTCCGGCCAAGTTGCTGATCGACAACCGGATCGTCATCAACAACCATCTCAAGCGAGCCCGTGGCGGGAAGACGTCCGTCACGCACCTCGTCGGATACGCCCTGGTACGAGCGGCGCGGCTCCATCCGGGCATGAACCACAGCTACACGATGCGGGACGGCAAGCCCACCCTGGTCAAGCCCGAGCACATCAACCTCGGCCTGGCCGTCGACGTGGTGGAGCCGAACGGCGCGCACCGGATGGACGTCGTGGTCATCAAGCAGGCCGAGACGATGGACTTCAGGACGTTCTGGCAGAGCTGCGAGGCCGCCGTGGCCCGGGCCCGGGAGAGCCGGCTCACCCCGGAGGACCGCACCGGGGCCACTCTGTCGCTCGCCAACCTCGGTGCCATCGGCACGGTCCACGCGGTGCCGCGCCTGCCGCAGGACCAGGGAACGATCGTGACCGTCGGCGCGATGGAATACCGGGCCGAGTTCCAGGGCACCTCCCAGGACACGCTGAACAGGCTCGGCATCTCGAAGACCATGACCCTGACGTCGACGTATGACCACCGGGTGATCCAGGGCGCCGCCTCCGGCGAGTTACTCCGGACCATGCACCAACTGCTGCTCGGCGAGGACGACTTCTACGACGAGGCCTTCACGTCGCTGCGCATCCCCTACGAACCGGTCCGCTGGGTCGCCGACGTGACTGAAGCGCACGACGACGTCACCAAGGCCGCCCGGGTCTTCGAGCTGATCCACTCCTACCGGGTCCGCGGCCACGTCATGGCCGACACCGACCCGCTGGAGTACCGCCAGCGCAAGCACCCCGACCTGGACATCACCGAGCACGGGCTCACCCTGTGGGACCTGGAGCGCGAGTTCGCCGTGGGCGGCTTCTCCGGCAAGTCCCTGATGAAGCTGCGCGACATCCTCGGCGTGCTGCGCGACTCGTACTGCCGCACCACCGGCGTCGAGTTCATGCACATCCAGGACCCGAAGCAGCGCAAGTGGATCCAGGACCGCATCGAGCGCCCGCACTCCAAGCCGGAGCGCGAGGAGCAGCTGCGCATCCTGCGCCGGCTGAACGCGGCGGAGGCCTTCGAGACCTTCCTGCAGACGAAGTACGTCGGCCAGCGACGGTTCTCGCTGGAGGGCGGTGAGTCGGTCATCCCGCTGCTGGACGCGGTGCTGGACTCGGCCGCCGAGTCCCGTCTGGACGAGGTCGTCATCGGCATGGCCCACCGTGGCCGGCTGAACGTGCTCGCGAACATCGTCGGCAAGTCGTACGCGCAGATCTTCCGGGAGTTCGAGGGCAACCTGGACCCGAAGTCGATGCACGGCTCCGGCGACGTGAAGTACCACCTGGGCGCCCAGGGCGTGTTCACGGGCCTGGACGGCGAGCAGATCAACGTCTCGCTGGCCGCCAACCCGTCCCACCTGGAGACGGTCGACCCGGTCATCGAGGGCATCGCCCGCGCCAAGCAGGACATCATCAACAAGGGCGGCACGGACTTCACGGTCCTGCCGGTCGCCCTGCACGGTGACGCGGCCTTCGCGGGCCAGGGCGTGGTGGCCGAGACGCTCAACATGTCGCAGCTGCGCGGCTACCGCACCGGCGGCACCGTCCACATCGTCATCAACAACCAGGTCGGCTTCACCGCCGCCCCGGAGTCGTCGCGCTCCTCCATGTACGCCACGGACGTGGCCCGCATGATCGAGGCGCCGATCTTCCATGTGAACGGCGACGACCCTGAGGCCGTCGTCCGCGTCGCTCGCCTGGCCTTCGAGTTCCGCCAGGCGTTCAACAAGGACGTCGTCATCGACCTCATCTGCTACCGCCGCCGTGGTCACAACGAGTCCGACAACCCGGCGTTCACGCAGCCCCTGATGTACGACCTGATCGACAAGAAGCGCTCGGTGCGCAAGCTCTACACCGAGTCCCTCATCGGTCGCGGCGACATCACCCTGGAAGAGGCCGAGCAGGCGCTCCAGGACTTCCAGGGCCAGCTGGAGAAGGTCTTCACGGAGGTCCGCGAGGCCACCGCGCAGTCCGCCGCGGCCGCCTCCCCGGAGCCGCATGACGACTTCCCGGTTTCGGTCCCCACCGCGATCTCCACGGAGGTCGTCAAGCGGATCGCCGAGTTCCAGGTCAACATCCCCGACCACGTCACCGTCCACCCGCGGCTGCTGCCGCAGTTGCAGCGCCGGGCGTCGATGATCGAGGACGGCACGATCGACTGGGGCATGGGCGAGACGCTCGCGATCGGCTCGCTGCTCCTGGAGGGCACCCCGGTGCGCCTCTCCGGGCAGGACTCCCGCCGGGGCACGTTCGGCCAGCGCCACGCGGTCCTCATCGACCGGGTCACCGGCGAGGACTACACCCCGCTCCAGTACCTCGCGGACGACCAGGCCCGCTACAACGTCTACGACTCGCTGCTCTCCGAGTACGCGGTCATGGGCTTCGAGTACGGCTACTCGCTGGCCCGCCCCGACGCGCTCGTGCTGTGGGAGGCCCAGTTCGGCGACTTCGTCAACGGCGCCCAGACGATCGTCGACGAGTACATCTCGGCCGCCGAGCAGAAGTGGGGCCAGACGTCCGGCGTCACCCTGCTGCTCCCCCACGGCTACGAGGGCCAGGGCCCGGACCACTCCTCGGCCCGCGTCGAGCGGTTCCTCCAGCTGTGCGCCCAGAACAACATGACGGTCGCGCAGCCGACGCTCCCGTCGAACTACTTCCACCTCCTGCGGTGGCAGGTGCACAACCCGCACCACAAGCCGCTGGTCGTCTTCACCCCGAAGTCGATGCTCCGTCTCAAGGCGGCGGCCTCGAAGTCGGAGGAGTTCACGACGGGCCAGTTCCGCCCGGTCATCGGCGACGCGTCGGTCAACCCGGCCGCCGTGAAGAAGGTCGTCTTCTGCGCCGGCAAGGTCTACTACGACCTGGAGGCCGAGCGCACCAGGCGCGGGATCACGGACACGGCGATCATCCGCATCGAGCGCCTGTACCCGCTGCCCGGCGCCGAGGTCCAGGCGGAGGTCAACAAGTACCCGAACGCCGAGAAGTACTTGTGGACCCAGGAGGAGCCGGCCAACCAGGGCGCCTGGCCGTTCATCGCCCTCAATCTGATCGACCACCTGGACCTCGCGGTCGGCGCGGACGTCCCGCACGGCGAGCGCCTGCGCCGTATCTCCCGCCCGCACAGCTCCTCCCCTGCGGTGGGCTCTGCCAAGCGCCACCGCCAGGAGCAGCAGCGCGTCATCGAAGAGGTCTTCATGCCCTGA
- a CDS encoding non-ribosomal peptide synthetase: MQALGIGASTEVRGLDRAEAAGRKEEALWLLERLAPRSAANNLSVAFQVDGRLQESPLQEALTLLVRRHEVLRNVYRSSGAHFTRSVLDPSTVNLVPRVLTTRPKDLDTDLTAFVAERFPLDGSLLQRAAVLRGAGGDVFCLAVHHLVFDTLSGVSFLSELAEAYGALVGTGVPPSALLEPVPALVEPEPAEESLGFWRSQLADYDLSALDLWCGVPDAAEPTLVGDRVLHDLSEAARAAVKRLQRELRAPETAVLLAAYQLLLAAHGAGPDLAVGSPVDVRPREAAGAIGYHVNVLPLRARVTPGQTVRAFVRGTRDVFFDALAHADVPVDHLTPLVPRGGSSWRNMLFRHLFNYVPGSVLPRFTIGSLQAEPLVVENGFSKFDLEFFVVAAPDRLRVRAVYCTDLLARQDVELLLERYDALLVQLAEDVERPIGALRVWSDRDREVIAAANRTQAEVGSESVLSAFTDGLLARPDAPAVHTADGTTSYRQVWHAALTVRERLTEAGVRGGDVVAVAAQRGPELAAAVLGSWLAGAAYLPLDPEHPEQRIAYQLADSGARAVLAGPGVRLTGTGDRTVLTLAPAGDAPARPLPAEPVAADPAAAAYLIYTSGSTGRPKGTVVGHRALANLVAHFGTELDAGPDTTAVWLTTFSFDISALELYVPLAYGGSVVAAPDAARTDGGVLRELIERHDADVVQATPTTWRLVLDAAGSALRGRRVLCGGEAAPRPLVERLVATGCTLHHVYGPTETTIWSTSGILRPGDDPEPAGIGRPIANTQVMVLAPDGTELPIGVRGELCIGGDGVAHGYHGRPELTVERFVDDPERGRYYRTGDLARWRADGTLELLGRADRQIKLRGNRIEPGEIEAVLLAHPSVRGAAVALVGDPDTDAGLVAFVEPAGAGSADATEDLVERLWEHARAELPRALVPQEFLVLDALLTTLNDKVDYPALAELARARRAETAAQSSADRTEDTLVRDLIGLWQRVLNRHDITADTNFFSHGGHSLLGALVVQEAEALLGARVALSELFEHPTPSGLAGHLRAAGGDQTEGRRENE, translated from the coding sequence ATGCAGGCGTTGGGAATCGGGGCATCCACCGAGGTTCGCGGCCTGGACAGAGCAGAGGCCGCCGGCCGTAAGGAGGAAGCGCTCTGGCTGCTGGAGCGACTGGCCCCGCGCAGCGCGGCCAACAATCTGTCGGTCGCCTTCCAGGTGGACGGCAGGCTCCAGGAGTCCCCGTTGCAGGAGGCCCTCACCCTCCTGGTGCGCAGACATGAGGTGCTGCGCAACGTCTACCGGTCCTCCGGGGCCCACTTCACCCGGTCCGTCCTCGACCCCTCGACCGTGAACCTCGTCCCGCGCGTGCTCACCACGCGCCCGAAGGACCTCGACACCGACCTGACGGCCTTCGTCGCCGAGCGCTTCCCGCTTGACGGCAGTCTGCTGCAACGCGCCGCCGTCTTACGCGGCGCCGGCGGCGACGTGTTCTGCCTGGCCGTCCACCACCTGGTCTTCGACACCCTCTCGGGTGTCTCTTTCCTGTCCGAACTGGCCGAGGCCTACGGCGCCCTGGTCGGGACCGGTGTACCACCGTCGGCCCTGCTGGAGCCGGTGCCGGCCCTCGTCGAGCCCGAGCCCGCCGAGGAGAGCCTGGGGTTCTGGCGCAGCCAACTCGCCGACTATGACCTGAGCGCTCTCGACCTGTGGTGCGGCGTGCCGGACGCCGCCGAACCGACCCTGGTCGGGGACCGGGTGCTCCACGACCTGTCCGAGGCCGCCCGAGCGGCGGTGAAGCGACTTCAGCGGGAGCTCCGGGCCCCGGAGACGGCCGTCCTGCTCGCTGCCTACCAGCTGCTGCTGGCCGCCCATGGCGCCGGACCCGACCTGGCGGTCGGCTCGCCCGTGGACGTACGCCCGCGCGAGGCGGCGGGCGCCATCGGCTACCACGTGAACGTGCTGCCGCTGCGGGCCCGCGTGACACCCGGGCAGACCGTCCGCGCCTTCGTCCGCGGCACCCGTGACGTCTTCTTCGACGCCTTGGCGCACGCCGACGTTCCGGTCGACCACCTGACCCCGCTGGTGCCGCGCGGCGGCTCCAGCTGGCGGAACATGCTGTTCCGGCACCTCTTCAACTATGTGCCCGGCAGTGTCCTGCCCCGGTTCACCATCGGCTCACTGCAGGCCGAACCACTGGTGGTGGAGAACGGCTTCAGCAAGTTCGACCTGGAGTTCTTCGTGGTCGCCGCACCGGACCGGCTGCGTGTCCGGGCGGTCTACTGCACCGATCTGCTGGCCCGTCAGGACGTCGAACTGCTCCTGGAGCGCTACGACGCCCTGTTGGTCCAGCTGGCCGAGGACGTCGAGCGGCCGATCGGCGCGTTGCGGGTGTGGAGCGACCGGGACCGCGAGGTGATCGCGGCAGCCAACCGAACCCAGGCGGAGGTGGGTTCGGAATCGGTTCTCTCGGCGTTCACAGACGGGCTTCTGGCCCGCCCGGACGCCCCGGCGGTGCACACGGCGGACGGCACCACCAGCTACCGGCAGGTGTGGCATGCGGCGCTCACCGTACGGGAGCGGCTGACCGAGGCCGGGGTGCGGGGCGGCGACGTGGTCGCCGTCGCCGCCCAGCGCGGTCCCGAACTGGCCGCGGCCGTCCTTGGGAGCTGGCTGGCCGGTGCCGCGTACCTGCCGCTCGACCCCGAGCATCCCGAGCAGCGGATCGCCTACCAGCTCGCCGACTCCGGCGCCCGCGCCGTCCTTGCGGGGCCGGGAGTCCGCCTGACGGGCACGGGCGACCGGACGGTGCTGACCCTGGCCCCGGCCGGTGACGCGCCCGCCCGGCCGCTGCCGGCCGAGCCCGTGGCGGCCGACCCCGCCGCAGCCGCGTATCTCATCTACACGTCGGGCTCGACCGGCCGGCCCAAGGGCACTGTCGTCGGCCACCGGGCGCTGGCCAACCTCGTCGCACACTTCGGGACCGAGCTGGACGCAGGCCCGGACACCACCGCGGTGTGGCTGACCACCTTCTCCTTCGACATCTCCGCGCTGGAGTTGTACGTCCCCCTCGCGTACGGCGGCAGCGTCGTGGCCGCCCCGGACGCGGCCCGCACCGACGGCGGTGTCCTGCGCGAGCTGATCGAACGGCACGACGCGGACGTAGTCCAGGCCACCCCCACCACCTGGCGGTTGGTGCTCGATGCGGCCGGCTCCGCCCTGCGCGGCCGCCGCGTCCTGTGCGGCGGTGAGGCGGCGCCGCGACCGCTGGTGGAGCGGCTGGTGGCCACCGGCTGCACCCTGCACCATGTATACGGCCCCACCGAGACGACCATCTGGTCCACCTCGGGGATCCTGCGACCGGGCGACGACCCCGAGCCTGCCGGGATCGGCCGGCCCATCGCCAACACCCAGGTCATGGTGCTCGCACCGGACGGCACCGAACTGCCGATAGGCGTGCGCGGTGAGCTGTGCATCGGCGGTGACGGCGTCGCCCACGGCTACCACGGCAGACCCGAGCTGACCGTCGAACGGTTCGTGGACGACCCCGAGCGGGGCCGCTACTACCGGACTGGGGACCTGGCCCGCTGGCGGGCCGATGGCACCCTCGAACTGCTCGGCAGGGCCGACCGCCAGATCAAGCTGCGCGGCAACCGGATCGAACCGGGCGAGATCGAGGCCGTACTGCTCGCCCACCCCTCCGTCCGTGGCGCGGCGGTCGCGCTGGTCGGCGATCCCGACACCGACGCGGGCCTGGTCGCCTTCGTCGAACCGGCCGGCGCCGGTTCCGCCGATGCGACCGAGGACCTGGTGGAGCGGCTCTGGGAGCACGCCCGGGCCGAGCTGCCGCGCGCCCTGGTACCGCAGGAGTTCCTGGTCCTGGACGCGCTTTTGACCACCCTCAACGACAAGGTGGACTACCCTGCGCTGGCGGAGCTGGCCCGGGCACGGCGGGCCGAGACCGCGGCCCAGAGCTCGGCGGACCGCACCGAAGACACGTTGGTGCGAGACCTGATCGGGCTGTGGCAGCGCGTGCTGAATCGCCACGACATCACCGCAGACACCAACTTCTTCTCCCACGGCGGGCATTCACTGCTCGGAGCGCTGGTGGTGCAGGAGGCCGAGGCGCTCCTCGGGGCGCGGGTCGCGCTGTCCGAACTGTTCGAGCATCCGACGCCGTCAGGGCTGGCCGGACATCTGCGCGCGGCCGGAGGGGACCAGACAGAGGGAAGGCGGGAGAACGAATGA
- a CDS encoding thioesterase II family protein: protein MTAAALDYDAWIRTFDAGSESGSAVPGLRLVCFPHAGGSASFYFPYAKLLRPGIEVLAVQYPGRQDRRGEPFLDTIDALADRAAEVLRGRHPNEPLAFFGHSMGAAVAFETARRLQDGPGPQVLRLFASGRRAPSVFRPEFVHRKDDDGLVAELQALSGTHPALLTDPELRALLLPTIRSDYRAIETYRGEPGASVACPVTVLIGDADPRVSEADAHPWEEHTSGGCDLRVLPGGHFYLEQQRDAVVAGIRAALREHL, encoded by the coding sequence ATGACCGCTGCAGCACTCGACTACGACGCCTGGATACGGACATTCGACGCAGGTTCGGAAAGCGGATCCGCAGTCCCCGGACTTCGCCTCGTATGCTTCCCGCACGCCGGGGGCTCGGCAAGCTTCTACTTCCCGTACGCCAAACTCCTGCGGCCCGGAATCGAGGTGCTGGCGGTGCAGTATCCGGGGCGGCAGGACCGGCGAGGAGAGCCGTTCCTGGACACGATCGACGCATTGGCGGACCGGGCGGCCGAGGTGCTGAGAGGGCGTCACCCGAACGAGCCCTTGGCGTTTTTCGGCCACAGCATGGGTGCGGCGGTAGCCTTCGAGACGGCCCGTCGGCTGCAGGACGGGCCGGGTCCGCAGGTGCTGCGCCTCTTCGCCTCGGGCCGGCGGGCGCCCAGCGTCTTTCGCCCGGAATTCGTGCACCGCAAGGACGACGACGGGCTGGTCGCCGAGTTGCAGGCGCTCAGCGGTACACATCCCGCACTGCTCACCGATCCCGAATTGCGGGCCCTGCTTCTCCCGACGATCCGCTCCGATTACCGGGCGATCGAGACTTATCGGGGTGAGCCTGGGGCCTCGGTCGCCTGCCCGGTGACCGTGCTGATCGGGGACGCCGACCCCCGGGTCTCGGAGGCGGACGCCCACCCCTGGGAGGAGCACACCAGCGGGGGTTGCGACCTGCGGGTGCTGCCAGGCGGTCATTTCTATCTGGAGCAGCAGAGGGATGCCGTCGTGGCCGGAATTCGGGCGGCGCTGCGCGAGCATCTGTGA
- a CDS encoding MDR family MFS transporter, translating into MSTSAAPSPNSGLHRVLPGLMLALLLSMLDAMIVTTALPTIAGDLGGFNRLSWVITAYILTSTVSTPLWGRMSDFFSRRQLLLASILIFTIGSVLCGVAQSMGALIAFRALQGIGAGGLMVGVMSVIGVMAPPKERGKYQSYIAALSAVATVGGPLLGGALTDHASWRWAFYLNVPIAAVAVWFVTARLNLPHNRVAGRIDYLGAALLSVASTAVVLFTTWGGNQYAWGSPTILGLIALAVVAVIATVVVERRAAQPILPPHLFRSRNFVASLVLGFLVGIALYGTITYLPVYQQSVQDLSATSSGLLLLPVLGGMLVASMYSGRLMSESSRHRPILLAGGVFLSVGSFLLSMLDVDTSRVIASVYMVVFGIGLGLLFQNVMVITQNSVELKDMGVASGTLTFFRSVGGSFGTALFATVFTSRLTDSLNSKLSPAELSAVHNNGGRAGSSAIESLSPSAHTAYVDAVASGTQNMFRWALPFFVVAFLVALFLQDKSKQAQAPAPAKPQQAGSAS; encoded by the coding sequence GTGTCAACTTCAGCGGCGCCAAGCCCCAACTCCGGCCTCCACAGAGTGCTGCCCGGGCTGATGCTCGCGCTCCTGCTCTCCATGCTCGACGCGATGATCGTCACCACCGCTCTGCCGACCATCGCGGGCGACCTCGGCGGGTTCAACCGCCTTTCCTGGGTCATCACCGCATACATCCTGACCTCCACGGTCTCCACCCCGCTCTGGGGCCGGATGAGCGACTTCTTCAGTCGCAGGCAGCTGCTCCTGGCCTCGATCCTGATCTTCACAATCGGTTCCGTGCTCTGCGGTGTCGCCCAGTCCATGGGAGCGCTGATCGCCTTCCGTGCTCTTCAGGGCATCGGCGCGGGCGGACTGATGGTGGGCGTGATGTCGGTGATCGGCGTCATGGCTCCCCCGAAGGAGCGCGGCAAGTACCAGAGCTACATCGCCGCTCTCAGCGCGGTCGCCACCGTCGGCGGTCCGCTGCTCGGTGGCGCGCTCACCGACCACGCCTCCTGGCGCTGGGCGTTCTACCTCAACGTGCCGATCGCCGCCGTCGCCGTCTGGTTCGTGACGGCCCGGCTCAACCTGCCGCACAACCGGGTCGCCGGCCGCATCGACTACCTCGGTGCCGCCCTGCTCTCCGTGGCCAGCACCGCTGTGGTGCTGTTCACCACCTGGGGTGGCAACCAGTACGCCTGGGGCTCGCCCACCATCCTCGGTCTGATCGCGCTCGCGGTGGTCGCCGTCATCGCCACCGTGGTGGTCGAGCGCCGCGCTGCCCAGCCGATCCTGCCGCCGCACCTGTTCCGCTCCCGCAACTTCGTGGCCAGCCTGGTGCTCGGCTTCCTCGTCGGCATCGCCCTCTACGGCACCATCACCTACCTGCCGGTCTATCAGCAGAGCGTGCAGGATCTGTCCGCGACCAGCAGCGGTCTGCTGCTGCTTCCCGTGCTCGGCGGAATGCTGGTCGCCTCGATGTACAGCGGCCGACTGATGAGCGAGTCCAGCCGCCACCGGCCAATCCTCCTGGCCGGCGGGGTGTTCCTGAGCGTCGGCTCGTTCCTGCTGTCGATGCTGGACGTGGACACCTCCCGCGTCATCGCCTCGGTCTACATGGTGGTCTTCGGTATCGGTCTGGGGCTGCTGTTCCAGAACGTCATGGTCATCACCCAAAACAGCGTCGAACTGAAGGACATGGGCGTGGCCAGCGGCACGCTGACGTTCTTCCGCTCCGTCGGCGGCTCGTTCGGTACGGCGCTCTTCGCGACCGTGTTCACCAGCCGGCTGACCGACTCCCTCAACTCCAAGCTTTCCCCCGCCGAACTGAGCGCCGTGCACAACAACGGCGGTCGTGCGGGTTCGAGCGCGATCGAGTCGCTGTCCCCGTCGGCCCACACCGCGTACGTGGACGCCGTGGCCAGCGGCACCCAGAACATGTTCCGCTGGGCCCTGCCGTTCTTCGTCGTCGCCTTCCTGGTGGCGCTGTTCCTGCAGGACAAGAGCAAGCAGGCACAGGCCCCCGCGCCCGCCAAACCCCAGCAGGCCGGGTCCGCGAGCTGA
- a CDS encoding TetR/AcrR family transcriptional regulator has product MAVGKSTGLDSAIPYAPPPPRPLRADARRNRDQILAAALETFALEGHSVSLDEIARRAGVGPGTVHRHFPTKELLFEAVIITRIQRLTQKARALTGLADPVGVLFGFLFDVLEEGRAKKDLVDALIGAGVDVGEVTGPAALGLNEALGELLTRAQEAGVREDVTVADLMAVMASTLIAAQRTGDAQLPSRILAVYCDGLRGEGSLAAERWRQAGDGPARGE; this is encoded by the coding sequence ATGGCAGTCGGGAAGTCGACGGGGCTGGACTCCGCCATCCCCTATGCGCCGCCACCCCCACGGCCACTGCGCGCCGACGCCCGCCGCAACCGCGACCAGATCCTCGCCGCCGCACTGGAGACCTTCGCGCTGGAAGGGCACTCGGTCTCGCTGGATGAGATCGCGCGCCGCGCTGGCGTCGGGCCGGGCACCGTGCACCGGCACTTCCCCACCAAGGAGCTGCTGTTCGAGGCCGTGATCATCACCCGGATCCAGCGGCTGACCCAGAAGGCCCGCGCGCTGACCGGCCTGGCGGATCCCGTCGGTGTGCTGTTCGGCTTCCTCTTCGACGTCCTGGAGGAGGGGCGCGCCAAGAAGGACCTGGTCGATGCGCTGATCGGGGCAGGGGTCGACGTCGGTGAGGTCACGGGCCCAGCCGCCCTTGGCCTGAACGAGGCACTCGGCGAGCTGCTGACGCGGGCTCAGGAGGCCGGTGTCCGCGAGGACGTAACCGTTGCCGATCTCATGGCAGTCATGGCGAGCACCCTGATCGCGGCGCAGCGCACAGGTGACGCGCAGCTGCCCAGCAGAATACTCGCGGTCTACTGCGACGGTCTGCGTGGTGAGGGCAGCTTGGCGGCCGAGCGGTGGAGGCAGGCCGGTGACGGCCCGGCACGGGGGGAGTGA